DNA sequence from the Terriglobales bacterium genome:
CTATTGCGCTCGAGGATTTGGACCATTTCCCAGATCCGAGAGATGTGTTCCTTGGCGTCGGTCTTGAACCAACAAATACCGCGGCGTAGCTTGTCGCGCCCATAGGAACTTGGTTTCTCCAGGTTCTCACTAAACCACATTAGCAGTGCGTTCAACTCGTCAGCATCAGCACCTTTGATGTCCTGCCATTCGATGGCTAGAGCAACCGCCCGGAAGATGCCCTGTTCAACATGACTGTCGTCATCCTTACGGCCGATGACAAACCGGATGAATTCGCGTTTCTCCAATGGATCGTGCCGCTCCAGAATGAATCGTTCATCCTCTGTCTCAACAAAAGCCAATCTTCCCGGAATACATGAGAGAACGGTTCCCATACCTCGCCCGACGATTTGCTTGAGGGCCTCGATCAGCGGTAGTTCTTTCCCATCGAGTGCAGGATCTTCCGAGATAGCGAAAACGATGCTCGGAGAGTGCCGTTTCTGTAGCTCCCACGCAATGTTGTCTACGAATAGTTTATTGCTGGGAAGGGCCAATCGATACTTGGGATCAAAGTCGGCGAAGTGCGCTAACTGATTCGTAAACTTATGTCGCAGCCGAGGGTTGGAGAGGATCTCCCGGTAACGGTCTCGTTTGTTGCGCTTTACGAACGCAGCGATCAGTGCTTCCTCGTTGTGCACGGGACGAGTGTACAGCACACGCCAATACCCCGGTGAACAAGAGGGTTCAAGTCCCTATTCGGCGCAGGTGACTCGAACCCTCGCCCAAAGGTTCGAATCGCTTTTACTTCATGACTAGTGGGTTCAGATCCAGTCCCGAAATGGGGACGGGGAAGGACTTGTAATGGTGTGGGAATCCCTGGGGGCCAGTGCTGCTATCCAACTGTTCAGCAGATGAACGAAAGGAAAACATTATGAGGCACATCAAGACTTTCGCATTTCTCGCACTGATTGCATTAGTGTTTGCGGTCATCGCTGTCGCCCAGAACACCAGCAATCAGCAGCAGAACCAATCGATGCAGGGAATGCAAGGAATGCACGGCCAGATGCAGCATAGTGGAAATGACCAGATGCACGGCATGATGGCGGACTGCCACAAGAACATGCAGGCCATGCAGCAATCAAACACTCAAGCAAGACAGAACATTGCGGCTGCAAAGCAGTCCAACGACCCCGCAAAGATGCGGGCTGCGCTTGATGAAGCAGACAAGGCGCTCGCAAACGTAAACGACCACATGGACAAGTGCATGAGCATGATGAAGACGATGCGTAGCAAGCACGGAGATGGAATGATGAAGGGAGAGCAGAACCAGCCGCCGAAGAAGTGAGCAACACGAGACAAGTTCTAACAGGAAGAAATCTAGTTCTCAGGACAATCCGAGTTGGAACGGATGTGATCTTCGGGCACGACAATCTGGCTTGTTGCCGTCGCCCGTTTCTTTTGCTGCGGACCGAAGTCGACGTTATCCCGCCTTGCGCGAGTTCTCCGCCGTCTTCACGCTCACCGGCGTCTTCTTGCCCAGATGATCAGGATCATCCGCGACGGCCTTGTGGCAGTATGCGCACAGCACCATCTCGCACACCGCGCAATATTCTCCCGCAGCGCCGCACTCCACCGCCCACTCCCCCGTGGAGTCGTATGCTGCCGATCGATACGCTTCACAATGCATGACGTTCATCCTCACCCGGCAGCCGATGCCTTGCGGTTTCTCTTCCCTTTTGCAGCCGACGCTTCCTTCGTTTCCGTCGCCACCGGAGCCTGGGCCGCCGTGCCCGTCGTCGACCGAACTGGCTTCTTCGCCTGCGCCAGGCTCATCTTCAGCGCTTCCATGATGTCGATCACCGGCGCGAGTTTCTCCGTGGTCGGAGCTTCCACCAACTGCTTCCCTTCCACCTTCGCCTTGATCATCTCCATCAGGTTTTCGCGATACGAATCCTTGTACTTCTCCGGCTCAAACGGCGCCGCCAGCGATTCAATCAGCGTCGTCGCCAGTTCCAGTTCCTTGTCTTTCACCAGCGTCGTATCGGCGCGAAACTCTTCCACCTTCCGGACTTCGTCCGCGTAATACATCGTGTGCAGGATCATCCCGCGGCTACCCGGCCTGATGATCACGATGTGCTCACGGTTGTGCATTGCGACTTTGGCCAGCGCAACGTACCCAGTCCGCTTCAGTCCTTCGAACAGCAGCGTGTACGGCTTTTCGCCCGCTTCGTCCGGAGCGACGTAATACGAGCTCTCCATGTACACCGGATCCACTTCGTCCGTCTTCACGAACTCCAGGATCTCCATCGTCCGCGCCGTCGAAGGTGCAGCCTTCTTCACGTCCTCTTCGTCGAGAACGACATACTTGTCCTTCTCGTACTCGTATCCCTTCACGAGTTCGCTGCGAGGAACTGGTTTATCTTCAACCTGACAGTAGAGGACTTGCTTCACGCGCGAATGGTCGGACTTGTGCAACTGATTGAAGCTGACCGTTTCGCTGCGAGCCGCGCTAAAAAGTTTTATTGGAAGAGATACCAAACCAAATGTAAGGTGTCCCTTCCAAACCGTGGTTGCCATCCGTACACCTCGGCTGGAAAATGGGCAGAGTGCTTCGTAAATACCACAGAAATAGGGCGTTTACAAACAGGAATGTCTCTCGACCAATACCGCACGAAGCGTAAGTTCGACAAAACGCCCGAGCCCCAACCCGGAAAACCCGCGATTCACCCCGAAAATCGCTTTTACATCCAGCGACATTCCGCCCGCCGCCTCCACTACGACCTTCGCCTCGAAGTCGATAACGTACTGAAATCATGGGCTCTACCCAAGGGACCGACACTTGATCCCACCGACAAGCGCCTCGCCGTCCATGTCGAAGACCATCCCATCGAATACGGAACCTTCCAAGGCACTATTCCCCAGGGAAACTATGGTGCCGGAACCGTTTCGCTCTGGGACTACGGCCGATATGAACTCCTGGGCGACGCGCCCATCCATCAGCAACTCGAACGCGGCGACCTGAAATTCCGCCTCCATGGCCAGAAACTGGCTGGCGAATTCGCGCTCGTCCGGACAAAGAAATCGCCGAAAGACTGGCTTCTGATTAAGAAGAACGACTTCGCCGTCATCCTCGGCTGGGATCCCGAATCCGACATCCGCAGCGTTCTCGAAGTTCCTACCGATCCTTCCGCTGTCACCGGTGCCGTCAAAGCCGACATGCCGTCTTCGCTTTCCCCCATGCTTGCGACATTGTCACCGTCGTTGCCAGAAGGTCCTGGCTGGATCTTCGAGCCCAAATGGGACGGCGTCCGATCTCTCTGCTATATCCGCGACGGCAAGGTCTCGCTCATCTCCCGCACCGGACGCACCATGGACCAGCAGTACACCGAACTCGCCGACCTTCCCCGCCACATTTCCGCCTCCTCCGCGATCATCGACGGCGAAATCGTCGCGCTCGACGACCAGGGCCGCCCCCGTTTCGGACTGCTGCAACAGCGCATCGGTGCCGGCGCCGCCAAAAGCCGAAAGCTCGCCGAGACCTCGCCCGTCCTCCTATTCGCCTTCGACCTTCTTTACCTCAACGGCTACGACCTTCGCGGTGCTACCCTCATCGACCGCAAGGCTCTGCTCAAAAGTGTTCTCTCGCAATCCGCACTTGTTCGTTACTCCGACCACTTCGAAAACGGACCTGAACTCCTTCACGCTGCCCGCGCAAACGAATTGGAAGGCGTGGTCGCCAAGCGCGCCACCAGCCGCTACGAAGCCCGCCGCAGCACCGATTGGATAAAAGTCAAAGTCGTCACCCAACAAGAGTTCGTCATCTGCGGATTCACCAAAGGTGAGCGCGAACCCTTCGGCGCGCTCGTGCTTGCCTATTTTCAGGACGGCAAATTCCTCTTCGCCGGAAACGTCGGTACCGGCTTCACGCAGAAGTCACTCGACCAGCTTCACTCGCTCCTCAAGCCGCTGATCCGCAAAACCTCGCCGATCAGCGACATGCCAAAGATCCCCGAAAAGATCACCTGGGTCGAGCCCAAGCTCGTGTGCACCGTGAAGTACATGGAGTGGACCAAGGAAAAGCATCTTCGCGCGCCTGTCTACCTCGGCCTCCGCGACGACGTCGCTCCCGCAGACTGTAACTTCCCTTCCGTCGAAACGACTAAGCCCGAAGCCACCGACACCGCCGCTCCTCTCCTCGATGGCAAGCGCACCGAAGTCTCGCTCACCATCAACGGCCAGACGTTGAAGTTCACCAACCTGAACAAGATCTATTTTCCCCGCGAGGGCTACACCAAGCGCGACGTCATCAACTACTACCACTCCGTCGCGCCGCTCATTCTTCCCTATCTCAAGGACCGCCCGCTTTCACTCAAGCGTTATCCCGATGGCATCGAAGGCGAATACTTCTTCCAGAAGAACGCCGCGCTCGGTACGCCATCATGGATGAAGTCGCACCTCATTGACTCCGAGCATCGCGGCAGCCCCATCCGCTTCCTCTTCGCCGACGACGAAGCCTCGCTCCTCTACCTCGCCAATCTCGGATGCATCGACCAGAATCCGTGGATGAGCCGCGTCGGATCGCTCGACTGCCCCGACTTCATGCTCATCGATCTCGATCCCGTGCACTGCACCTTCGACCGAATCGTCGACGCAGCACTCTTGATCAAAAAGCTTCTCGACTCGCTCCAGCTCCAGGGATTCCCCAAAACTACCGGCGGCGACGGCCTTCACATCTACGTGC
Encoded proteins:
- a CDS encoding Ku protein produces the protein MATTVWKGHLTFGLVSLPIKLFSAARSETVSFNQLHKSDHSRVKQVLYCQVEDKPVPRSELVKGYEYEKDKYVVLDEEDVKKAAPSTARTMEILEFVKTDEVDPVYMESSYYVAPDEAGEKPYTLLFEGLKRTGYVALAKVAMHNREHIVIIRPGSRGMILHTMYYADEVRKVEEFRADTTLVKDKELELATTLIESLAAPFEPEKYKDSYRENLMEMIKAKVEGKQLVEAPTTEKLAPVIDIMEALKMSLAQAKKPVRSTTGTAAQAPVATETKEASAAKGKRNRKASAAG
- the ligD gene encoding DNA ligase D yields the protein MSLDQYRTKRKFDKTPEPQPGKPAIHPENRFYIQRHSARRLHYDLRLEVDNVLKSWALPKGPTLDPTDKRLAVHVEDHPIEYGTFQGTIPQGNYGAGTVSLWDYGRYELLGDAPIHQQLERGDLKFRLHGQKLAGEFALVRTKKSPKDWLLIKKNDFAVILGWDPESDIRSVLEVPTDPSAVTGAVKADMPSSLSPMLATLSPSLPEGPGWIFEPKWDGVRSLCYIRDGKVSLISRTGRTMDQQYTELADLPRHISASSAIIDGEIVALDDQGRPRFGLLQQRIGAGAAKSRKLAETSPVLLFAFDLLYLNGYDLRGATLIDRKALLKSVLSQSALVRYSDHFENGPELLHAARANELEGVVAKRATSRYEARRSTDWIKVKVVTQQEFVICGFTKGEREPFGALVLAYFQDGKFLFAGNVGTGFTQKSLDQLHSLLKPLIRKTSPISDMPKIPEKITWVEPKLVCTVKYMEWTKEKHLRAPVYLGLRDDVAPADCNFPSVETTKPEATDTAAPLLDGKRTEVSLTINGQTLKFTNLNKIYFPREGYTKRDVINYYHSVAPLILPYLKDRPLSLKRYPDGIEGEYFFQKNAALGTPSWMKSHLIDSEHRGSPIRFLFADDEASLLYLANLGCIDQNPWMSRVGSLDCPDFMLIDLDPVHCTFDRIVDAALLIKKLLDSLQLQGFPKTTGGDGLHIYVPLAPEYNYTQVRSFTEILARLAAAERPDLFTTPRTVSEREKGKVYFDYLQIAEGKTIAAPYVLRAFPGAPASTPLHWNELVPSLTPDKFTLATVPDRFARLGDIFSPVLVLKQKLEPALVKLESLLKK